Below is a window of Caballeronia insecticola DNA.
AAACTGCGTCCCGACATCTTCCAGACCGTGGCGACCGCGACGTTCTTCGAACGTGAACTGCTCGTGCAATACCGCGCCGCCTACAAGAGCGAACAGGGTGAGCCAAAGACGAAGACACTCTGGCCGCTCGCTCTGGTCGAGTCCGCCGGCGTCATGTACATGGTCGCGCAGGACCCGAACCGCGCGCCGCAGCCCGAGAACGGCAACAAGGAATGGATGCGCGCGCTCTACCGGCTCGACCGCATTCGCTCGGTGACGGAGTCGGGCGCGTCCTTCACGTATCCCGACGACTTCAAGCTGCGCAAATACATCGAAACGCAGCAGGTCTTCGACTTTCTGCCCGAGCCGCCGGTGCGCCTCGAGCTTGCCTTCGAAGGGAACGCGGGCAATCAGTTGCGCGAATCGCCGATGTCGAAGGATCAGCAAATCGACGCCCTCCCCGACGGCCGCATGAAAGTCTCCGGGACCGTGACGCCGAGTCTCAAGCTGCGCTGGTGGCTGCGCGCGCTGGGTGCGGGCGTCGAGATTCTCGCGCCGCAAGCCTTACGCGATGAATTCGCCGACGACTACCGCAAGCTCGCGAATCGTTACGGCGCGGAACAGCCGCAATAAGCGATGCCGCGTGTTACCCCATGGTCAGCCCATGTAGCGCACGTTGACCTGCGGGCCGAACACATCGCGGACGATATCGACCAGATGATCGTGATGGCTCAGAAAGATCACCTGCGTGCGCTTCGCGATGTGCGCGAGCACGCGCAGGCCGGCGCGGGCGCGGCCATCGTCGAAATTGATGAAGAGATCGTCGGCGACGAAGGGCAGCGACGCGGCTTTCTCGCCATGCTCCTCCAGCGCCGCGAGCCGCAACGCGAGAAAGAGCTGATCGCGCGTGCCCTCGCTCATGCCCGCGATCTCGACATGTTCGCCGCTCGCGCGGACGGCTGAAAGCGCCATCGGCTGACGGTCGTAATCGACGACGAGCCGCGAGAAGTGGCCGAGCGTCAGCTCCGAGAAGATGGTGCTCGCACGCGTGAGCATCGGGCCTTGCCGGCGCTCGCGATAGCGGTCGATTGCCCATTTGAGCAGCGTCGATGCCGTTTCGACCTTCACGAAGCGCTCGGCGGCATCGGCCATCGCGGCGAGCGCTTCCTGACGACGGGCTT
It encodes the following:
- a CDS encoding helix-turn-helix transcriptional regulator; its protein translation is MTSSLDEAILRVLPTERDATAWLSTPEIHRRLEERGHRVGYTKKVQRHLSALEADARVVSMLNGRELLWQRKPWLHGLQEGVSGLMSASEAVAFHILQRFAGNKLPNAVTRDIDPLFKAAEARLSQEKADSRIYRAWADKIDSVDGAFTLIRPKLRPDIFQTVATATFFERELLVQYRAAYKSEQGEPKTKTLWPLALVESAGVMYMVAQDPNRAPQPENGNKEWMRALYRLDRIRSVTESGASFTYPDDFKLRKYIETQQVFDFLPEPPVRLELAFEGNAGNQLRESPMSKDQQIDALPDGRMKVSGTVTPSLKLRWWLRALGAGVEILAPQALRDEFADDYRKLANRYGAEQPQ